GAGCACTTCGACTCGCCCGACGCCCAGCGGCTCCGTGCGGCGCAGCGCATCGAGATCGACAGCACGTACGGCGGGGACACCGAGCCGGGGCCGAAGCCGACCGCCGACTCCATCGCGGTGTTCTTCGTCGCGCGTGACCAGTCCGGCACCCCGGTCGGCTGCGGCGGCCTGCGGATCGTCGAGGACGGCATCGCCGAGGTGAAGCGCATGTACGTCCGTACCGAGACCCGTGGCACGGGCGTCGCCGCGGCGATCCTGCGTCGCCTGGAGGAGGCCGCTCTGGACCTGGGGTCACCGGCACTCGTCCTCGAGACCGGCACGGAGCAGAAGCGCGCGATCCGGTTCTACGAGCGCGAGGGCTTCACGCGCATCGCGAACTTCGGTCCGTACGCGGGCGCTGCCCGGTCGGTCTGCTACTCGAAGGTCCTCTAGCAGCACCCACGGTTGCGTCCGTTGCCACGGACGACGACGGGCTCCCCCACGATGTCGTGCATCGTCGGGGAGCCCGTCGTCGTCTACGCCCGGTCGCCGGCTCCGGCGGACCCGGGCGGCACCGGAGGTGTCAGTCCCGGCGGTCGCCGTCCGCCCCCTGGTCACCGTTCGCCGGCCGGTCCGCGTCGTCGGTGCCGGTGCGGTCTGCCACGGGGGCCTGCTCGCCGTAGCGCGGCCCGTCGTTCGTCCCGTATGTCCGGGCGGTACCGGTCGGGCGCTGTGCCGGTGCGTCCGTGTCGGCGTCCGTGGTCGAGCGGGCGGCGCCGTCGTTCGTGCCGTACCGGGGAGCGGTGGTCCCTCGCGAGGCGGCGGCCGTGCTGTCCGACGCGACACGCGCGCCGCCGTCGTTCGTCCCGTAGCGCGGGGCGTCGTCCGTCCCTGCGCCCGGTGCTGCACCGGCACGGTCGC
The sequence above is drawn from the Curtobacterium sp. L6-1 genome and encodes:
- a CDS encoding GNAT family N-acetyltransferase, producing the protein MSAEAPSDTFLIDVEHFDSPDAQRLRAAQRIEIDSTYGGDTEPGPKPTADSIAVFFVARDQSGTPVGCGGLRIVEDGIAEVKRMYVRTETRGTGVAAAILRRLEEAALDLGSPALVLETGTEQKRAIRFYEREGFTRIANFGPYAGAARSVCYSKVL